The Tachysurus fulvidraco isolate hzauxx_2018 chromosome 4, HZAU_PFXX_2.0, whole genome shotgun sequence DNA window taataacaGCTTTCAACAGAATATCACCTGAAATGGTGTTTTGGCACATGTAAGCTTCTCCCCAGTCTCTCGATAATAGTAACATTGTGAAAGCTGACCCTGGCTGAGATGAACAAGGCCCATCACTTCTGAGTAGATTCTCTACTAGTATTTCTTTTGGAGATAATGGCGCTCACTGTGGTTTGCAATTCCAGAGCCCCAGAAATGACAACCAACCAGTAATCGGGCCTGGGGCTGTCTGTTCTACTGTATTTGAAACCAGTTCATTTTACTTATTGATTGGATCATTTTGTCTTGTTTCTATAGACAAAGTAAATTGTTAACAGCGCTATTCAAATCAAGTGTGTTGGGACAGTAACTGCCTGCCACTTGTTGAAATCCCTTCACGTGCATATGCACACAACATGTGTACACATGGTGATATATGTAACTTACCATTAAATCTGCAGTAATAGCAGCTGTCACTTAGTCAGTCCTATTCTGTGCTCTCTAGTGGTAAAGAGTTCTCTAGCAGGACATAAAGGTCtgttttagtattattattattatttttgccaTTGTCTCTTGTCATTTGAGGTCTATGTTGTTTGTCAATTATCATCAAAAGTGCTCTAAATGAGTTCTTAAAGCTATTAAATGCACTTAGGGTATTGCCTATTACTCAGTGCAAGGCTTAAATACTACTGTATCATGGCTAGGTTACTGAAGAGCTTGAAAAGCTGAAGAAGGACAGAGAATCCcgaatgaagaaaaaagatagTCTATTGAAAGAGTTGGAGAAACTGCGAAAGCAGCAAGGTATTCCCCTGCATAttctaataaacattaatatgatATGGTTATTGGGATTCTTTAATGATGCTTGTGCATTAATTGTCATTTTACTGTTTTGTACCATAGGGGAGCTCCTAAGGAAAAAGCGAAGAGAGAAAGATGGTCACAAGGATCCCATCCTTATGGAGCTTGGTCGTCTTCAAGAGGATGTGATGGCCCAGATATCCAGTCTGCGCACTGAACACGAAGCAGCAGAGAAGAAGTATGAAGAACTAGTGAAAGTGGCAACAATCCTGGGGCTGGACCACAAAAACCTTCAGAGCTCTGTGGAACATGAGCACGGACCTTCACGTAGCAAGTCCAAAAGTccagagaaatctaaatctgcCTCCATCACGTCAGACACGCAGGTAGATTTACTTTTGCTCCTAGTGGGTAAGGTCAGAAAGGAAGGAAACTGGTAAAACCCCTCCTCTCTATATGATGGTTTATTTAAGTCAGGTTTATCTTGTCACTTCTGCAAAGGGCCAGTCTGGATCTAGGTGTTCATTCCATTCAAGCAGCCGCCACAGCCGAAAGAATGaaagcctacacacacacacacacacacgccccttCTGGGTAAGATTGGACACCTCTGATTTAAccacgttgttgttgtttttttttattcataagtGCTAGTGAAAGTCAGTAacgaatattttatttttcttcttttggttTCTGAAACTGCTATTTTtactgagaagctacatacagAAATCTAATAGTCTGGACCCAAAATCTGCTCGTCTCCAATGTCTGAGATAATGATTTCTCCAACACTGTTTTAAGTCGGGATCACACTCTGATTTTTTTAGAATCCTTTGCTATTGTTGCTTGTCTGACTGTACGAACATGATGCCCATATCACACTGTAGGATTGCAGTCAATCCTCATGTCAGACTGTACAGCAGTCAAGACTTGTTTGGGGTTTTACGTCATCGATCAATGACTCATTCTCTCGCTAAAATGGCAGGTGGCAGAAAACGAAAACAATCTCTCTATGCCGCATCCTTTTTAGTCTTGACATGTTATAGCATCGACGACACGTCATACAAGCACTTCTTTTCTCCCCATAACTCAGTCAGTATCTTTTCCTGTTGTACCTGACTTTTTGACATCTTTTCTGAGGTGGTTTTAAGTTGTCACGCTAAGTGGTTCGCCATCCGGTTTGACGCTCCAATTGGTTCTTGGTTTGACGCTTGTCGTAGGAGATgccacacttcacacacagatgtgtgtgaagtgtggCATCAGTGTGACCCCGGCTATAGTTATAGTGCACAATAGAATAATTCTTCAGTTGAGCCTGTTTTTGAATTCATGTTATTTTGAGTTGAgagaattttacattttaaattcagttcTTGTTTCTTGCAGCTTTACAATAAGAATCCTCCAACAGAATTCAGAAATACCAAAGCATGGTTTAAACATTTCAGCGTGCAAGACAATGTTCTGCATTATTACAATCTTGGGGTATTTATAGACTAAAACAGTTGTGCTCTTAAAAAGGAAATGACTAAGAATAGTTCAACATGCTCTTGAAAATGTCAGAATGCAATTTTCTCACCATGCATTCATTGTTTAAATCAAACTTTAGTCAGTAAAACAGagtaaaatttattattattattttctttcaaatttttgatttcttaTCAAATCTGATTTCAGCCCatccctccttttttttcttaaatcctTTATAAGGGAGTTGTTTTCTGCTCTTTCGTCTCCAAGAGCATTGGCGCTTTTCTTTATATAGCTGTAAATATATCGATCATTTCTATATGTAATGCTGATTGACTTACTGCTGATACCTACATGGCTACATGGAGTAAAGATGTACTTCTGTCTTAATGAGGATGAACAATAGTGGTTGAAGATCTTTCTCTGTGCTGCTTATCCCCATTGTGTTTATTGAGATAGAGGTGTGCGTGAGGCGGTTTTTCCTTCCCCTTTTTATCCCCCATTTTTAATCCTACCTCCGCCCGCTACTGAAGAGACTGGCCAATCTGCTCTTATTACTGTTTGCACACTAATATACCTACAATAGTTATAGGGTGTTTGTTACTGAAAATATGAAGGAACATCTCATTTAACCAGCAGGGTCTCAGACAAgggagtattttattttatttattttttgtgggtttttgtttgtttgtgtttttgtgtccagTATGCTTGTTAACCCGAATGCACACCTCTACTTTCACCAGAAATTAGCCTTGCCTGTACATTTCAGGGATGATATCTTAGGAATCAGGCAaacctttaaatgtttaattgaaCTTAGAGATGTTAAGAGAGCTTCTGCATTTCTTGAAGTAAACCAGACCATTTCCTGACCCGTGCCATGATTATCGCAGCACACTCCACTGCACAATGCTGTTTTCCACACATGCATACTCATGATCCGTGCCTTGCAAGTGTGGAAACAATGACAGCAGGGGCTGGCTTGCTGTGGTAAACTAATTGTCAGTAATATTGAATACAAGACTATCAGGTTCTTTTGGAGAATTTATGGAGGAATTCTGCTGCATTTATCTAtatacagagcagtgaacaAATAGACTTAATAAGGATGAACGCCCAAAATGTAGATTTTCAAATTTTCAATTAATTCTATTTGTATAGCACCTTTAACGACTCCCATTCAGTATCAGTACAAGCAAATAAAAGACTGACTAGTGAGCttccttaaaaataaaactgggatatttatagaaattattcaagtttgaaaaagaaaaatgatttataataactCTTTTATTTAGTCACAAATGGCAGTGACCTTTTGATGAAAACGGTCACTCGTCGCTTCCAGATCTCTACAACATTGAATGCTCTAATGGAGCTGTGCTTTATCAGCATCTTTGTTTTTCCACATACTAAAATAATCCTGTCAGGGAATTCCTACGCTAGTTTAGAGGTTTGCTCTTTGTCTGTGACCTGGAGTAGTGATCTACTTACAGAGTTAGTTGAAACTAGAGCAGTGGTTCCTCTCACCCGGAGCACAGATGGCCTAAAATACAAAGGTAAGATTACTTTGCCAAACTTCATTAATAGGGAATCAaggtctatttatttatttttcaaaatctgTTGCTGCTTTATCCCTTCCATTTGGGTTTCTGGGCATCTTACTAACATGTCATTTGTCCTTCCTAAACTAGGCTACCAAGTCATCAGCGCCGGAATCCGGCACAAGATCGGATTCATTAGCTGAGATATTTGAGTACTACGATGCAGGAAACCACTGGTGCAAAAACTGCAACATTACTAGTGGTTccatgtttgatttttttacaCACTTGCACAGCAAAATGCACAGAAaggtaaatgaaaaaaattacatgCTATATTCTTATAGGGATACTTTATGcctttattcatatttaatcatACGCAGTCCTTTGTTGTCACTTTGCTGCGCctgttgttttattaaataataagtcatctattttttttttcttttgtttaaagaCTTTGGATCCCTATATCAGACCTTGGGCTTCAAATTCTGAGCATGAGAAGAACAACCCTACAGGCGAACTTATTTCTAAACCAGCAAAAGGTAGAAGTTTACTCTGTTATCCACAGCCTAAAGTGAAAATAGTTAGGTGTAATTACAGTGCTCTAAATGTGAGGGTGGGATTAGTGACTTTTTATGTGTCACTTGTCACCttgctgtgtttctctctcatagGTTCTGAATTTGTGTTGCCTGTGCGAGGATTTTTCTGCCAGTTGTGTAAAGCTTTTTTTGGAGATCCTATTTGTGCAGAGGCCCATGTTACATGCCATGTGCACAATGAGAAGTACAAGGTAATTAACTCtaagtaattaatttaatatacaaatacatgtgtgtgtgtatgtgtatatgtataattattcttttttaattcattttttaattttttttatttttattggttttttttatttcagagtttagctttaaatctttttaacattttaatttggcAGCAATAAAGACAATAGACAAGACAAGACTAGACTGCTCTAGAGGAGATCAGTACAATCGAGTAAAAATCTTAAAACCATTGTTATTAGTTTGTAGATGATAttatgtggtagctcagtgggaaagtgacgtgacatacggctaagtacggtgacccatactcgtACTCCTTCGTTCTCTgtatttgacccatccaaagtgcacacacagcaatgaacacacaccgtgaacacacacccggagcagtgggcagccatttatgcagtTGGAGGCAgttggggttcggtgccttgctcaagggcacctcagttgtggccggcccaagactcgaacccacaaccttaggattacgagtcagactctataaccattaggccaggactTGCTAGGTGTTGGACTAGTGATCAGTAGGTCATGagattgaatcccaggtccactaagctgccacttaCTGCTAAGttgtattaatttaaataaaatctaaggataaggctgtctgctaaatgccagaaatgtaaataatatactCTGCACAAGAAGCGTGGTTGTATTATAGTGCTTTATTTAATCCAACACAAAGCTTATTGCATTAATTCATCCTTTAGTAATTTTGAAAATGTCAAACTATTATTCATTATGAATGATAACTAACCACCTCCTAATCACTTGTGTAAATGAAACAAAGTAAATGAGTTCATTTTAAAGGTCATGAATAAACTCAAGTCTGGACAAATGCATTTTCTCACTGTAATGGTTTGGCTTGTTCCTTAGGCCCATACAGAAGGCGGAGTACATTTAAAGCATCTAATTGGTTTCAACCACAAATTGTATGCCAAAGTTTGGATCAAATATATCTGAATATGTTGGGTTTACACAACTACAATTCTTACTCtgtcaaatgtttattaaagtgtCTTTGTTTGTCTGGGATTTGGTGGAAGGTTGATTGCcttatttttctcttatttccaCAATAGAAACAAATGTACGAGAACCCACTGTATGAACAGCGGAGGAACCTCGATCGCCAAGCTGGCATGGAGAGTGAAAAAAAGCAAACTGATCACAAACGAAAGCATGAAGATGATGACTCTGAGGATGAGAAGAAAAACTCCAAGTCCAGCAAAGATCAAGTGAAAAAGCCCAAATGCAAGAATGAAGATGAGACTACACCCAAACACATCAAGGAAGAGGAACGAAAAGTAAAATACATCAAAGAGGAAGAGCATAAACCTAAATGTAAGAAAGAGGAGGTTGAGAGGACCAAATGtagaaaagaagaggaggaaatgGCTAGGTATACAAAAGAGGAAGGGGAGCGAAACAAGTTtagaaaggaagaggaagagcggTACAGACAAAGGAAAGGGGACGAGGAGAGATACAGGTCTGAAGAAGACAAATACCGATACAGGGAAGAAAATCAGTACAAGTACAGAGACGATAATGAGAAATATCGTTACAGGAATGAGGATGAGAGATCTAGGTATCGGAAAGGGGATGACAAGAAATACAAACATGGACATGAAACTGAGGAAGACAGGAGACAAAAATACAGGGAGGAAGAGGCTTTAAAAATAGCAAAATCAAAatgggaggaagaggaggaagaggagaggcaAAGATATGGAAAAAAGGAGGATAAAAAGCAACACCAAAAAGGAGGCCACAGAGATGAAAAAGAGAAGTCCTCTTTTAAAGATGCCAAGATCGACCCTGAGAAGCCTAGTGAGGCTCCCAAGGTTTTTTGTGGGCCGAGCCCAGCCATGTTGGCGAAACTTCGCAAAAAGAATGAGGAGGCCACTACACGTGCTGTCTTTGGAAAATTCACTTGGAAAAAGCCTGAAAAGTCTGCACTGGAGAAGGAAGCTGAGAAAATTGCAGCACAATTTATAAAGGAAGATGAGGAGAGTGCTGTAACTAAAGGAGCAAGTAAAGACTCTGATGATCAGGATCCCTTTTCCAAGTCTGTAGCTGCTGCTAAGAGTATTGCTATCAAACTGCTGGGTAAAACATCTGTCACCCCTTCCCAAGAGTGGGTAGCCTATAATCAGGTCAAAATTCGGCCTAATTTACCCACCCCTTCTAATATTCAGAGGAAGTCTAATGTTGGGCAAAACAAACCTATTTCTGCTGACACACCCTCCATAGCTGAACCAGCCATGGATGAAAGCAGCAAATCTGAAACTGTGATAAAACAACAAGCAGAGAAAGAAGACTTTCTGCCAGCTGAACTAAGCTCTAAGGCATTTGGTGGTGAGGAAGTGAAATTGGAAATTGCAGCTCAGAACTCATCCAGCATTACATCTGCATCTGTCTCCATACCAACTACTTTAACTGTCACAACTCCGTTAGCCACAGTGAAGGAGGTTAAGACCGTCGAGGTAAAAGCTCCTAATGAACGCATGATTACTCTCGAGTCTGATGTAGCTGCTCCCGGAGTACCAGAGGAGGAACACAAACTGACGGTCATGGTCCGTCCTCCTCCTCAACTTCAGACTTTCGGTGGTTACGCTTCCAAAACAGTCAAGCCAAATACAAGTCTAGCAGCAGCAAAAGCAAAAGACTTATTTGACATTTTCTATGGCAGCAGCACTATGGCAAGCAGAGTTTCTAGTACTGGCAGTAAAGTTGGCTGTAAAAAAGGCTCAAAATCTGATTCTGGAAGTTTGATAACCActctaaataaaaaatcaacaaaggaGCAGGATCCAAACAGTAAACACTTAGATGACGTCTCCAACTTGAAGTGTGAGGAGCCATCGGCAAACAGAGGAGCACGGGCTGAACAACCACCTTTTGATCTCGAAGTAGATCCACTTGTAGACTCAAAAGCAGAAGAGCACTGTGGAAGATTGGAAATGGCAACAGTTGATTGCAAGAACGAAGTCGATTCTCTAGACTGTTTAGCCAATTCAGAAATCATGGAGAACATTGAGATGATGGAATCAAACGATAACCAAAATCCTCTGGACACCGAAGAGGCGATGACACTTTCATTCTCTCCACCACCAGGTTCTTTTACAGAGCAGCTGAACTTGGACACATTTGAGTTCAGTTTTGACTCTTTATAAAGAACCTCCATCCAGTAGGTTTAGGATGTGCATGAAACCTACAAATCATTTCAGTAACATTGATCTGAAAactttttctttataatatacatttttgagATGTTTCATGT harbors:
- the znf318 gene encoding zinc finger protein 318 produces the protein MYRGSRPHRGSYPPASSRGFSPRAPPPAGSFSSAPYRNEHARESTGYQHGYRRHPEHPRRRYSSPGRVSEDFRGDGPPPRDYGHRFTPSPPHGGLPTDHSLVITVGNELTGLSQSTGAEIQYARDYSPQRSSYEGHSEHGSRRHSQSHCRSRGWSRSPDRIRSRSRPRSRSRSRAGSRSRAVSRSRALSRGRSRPRSRSRSRSRSRGRSRARSRARSKSRPCSRSHSRSRGRSRGRSWSRGRSRGRSKGRSRSCSGSSSSSCSNNSRDIKRNKEDFRELERARRRKELEDMLSMPTKSILKKRVDSSETDSPMITQSTDSPQGNSGSGLSKNAEQILCAVTKNMDPDLLASVLAQNSNVSALEELISKLQPTKESGHGFPLPHENSSQEHTDFTQLLSVMAEAVTQAPDKKKSFTDIEDEEKFLYGDEEEEVKLPAKDMSKSGQCSLLDVYEKTGPDVLYHEPKPSVVHDLHRKDYGHSFSHGHPEKDESQITKQSKYRDKCYSSATAGQHLDSDPHSSPPATGTHDAQVRAEVEEYEKIQDLLKTIGLDLGVAEISKMAARTQERLQGKNPGKKSTVKRQQSDHRRRSYSRSSSSNSQSRSRSKGSSCSRRSSRSSSYERTSSRDRKKSIPSRSNSQSQREVRPGTKAEENPWHNTGPPPPEVVKPETNNFPAHPAHQMPPYPQPHTRAVMPPNYPPPGYDPYGNYMPYMPQGWPMYPPPSLTMPPQNPMNDYSSPAVDRRFLKVINTVSNETQEMDKKGPKVDPLQSMTIACSGNQRRVIEEKNNAKQKQKVTEELEKLKKDRESRMKKKDSLLKELEKLRKQQGELLRKKRREKDGHKDPILMELGRLQEDVMAQISSLRTEHEAAEKKYEELVKVATILGLDHKNLQSSVEHEHGPSRSKSKSPEKSKSASITSDTQATKSSAPESGTRSDSLAEIFEYYDAGNHWCKNCNITSGSMFDFFTHLHSKMHRKTLDPYIRPWASNSEHEKNNPTGELISKPAKGSEFVLPVRGFFCQLCKAFFGDPICAEAHVTCHVHNEKYKKQMYENPLYEQRRNLDRQAGMESEKKQTDHKRKHEDDDSEDEKKNSKSSKDQVKKPKCKNEDETTPKHIKEEERKVKYIKEEEHKPKCKKEEVERTKCRKEEEEMARYTKEEGERNKFRKEEEERYRQRKGDEERYRSEEDKYRYREENQYKYRDDNEKYRYRNEDERSRYRKGDDKKYKHGHETEEDRRQKYREEEALKIAKSKWEEEEEEERQRYGKKEDKKQHQKGGHRDEKEKSSFKDAKIDPEKPSEAPKVFCGPSPAMLAKLRKKNEEATTRAVFGKFTWKKPEKSALEKEAEKIAAQFIKEDEESAVTKGASKDSDDQDPFSKSVAAAKSIAIKLLGKTSVTPSQEWVAYNQVKIRPNLPTPSNIQRKSNVGQNKPISADTPSIAEPAMDESSKSETVIKQQAEKEDFLPAELSSKAFGGEEVKLEIAAQNSSSITSASVSIPTTLTVTTPLATVKEVKTVEVKAPNERMITLESDVAAPGVPEEEHKLTVMVRPPPQLQTFGGYASKTVKPNTSLAAAKAKDLFDIFYGSSTMASRVSSTGSKVGCKKGSKSDSGSLITTLNKKSTKEQDPNSKHLDDVSNLKCEEPSANRGARAEQPPFDLEVDPLVDSKAEEHCGRLEMATVDCKNEVDSLDCLANSEIMENIEMMESNDNQNPLDTEEAMTLSFSPPPGSFTEQLNLDTFEFSFDSL